The DNA region CAATGCTTACTGTCAGAAATACaaattaattttatcaaaaaaaaaaaacaatgtcatAATTGCACATttcaaggtcacgtcaggtatcACGCGGCCCATAGGTATCGCGCAAACCATGTCACATAATATCCACTGCAAATGCCAAATCTTTGATCCAAGATTGACTTTTCATTTCGTCTGTGTTTTGCCCTTTCATctccataaataaaattatttccaatctcaacaaataaaatcttttaacaaCTTTGTGAAGTGATAACCAGCGGACTGAAGTATAAAAAGGAATGTCGCTGAACTGATTATTAATATCTGTCAGCAGTTTACTAAACTGCCGGTGGTTGAGGGGATGACCTCTGATATAGTTTACTGTTTTCGTGACAAAACTAAAtgtattttccatttttgatATCTTTGAGCACAAATATTGCCAGCTtcgaaagataaaaaataattctgTAAGAAAAAATAACTTTAGAATAATAAATCTACCAAAAAATTTTATCTAAGGAATTAATTAGCCACCTTGATTCCAAAAAATAGTTGAAACAGTGAGGAGGATCTCTCCATTTGGCATGTAGACATGTTAggagtggcatgtgaaaaaacattaaaGAGATATTACTTTTATTAGAGCGGGAATATACTGTTTTAGGTGTCCCTACCTTGTTTCTCTACTTGATCACATTATATCTGATCAAACACAGGATCCAAAGCCAGATTGCCATTGCCTTTTTATTAAGTTTGCAGGGTTGACTTTGAAAATGTGCTGGTCttgtaaatttctaaaaattgactttccacaatttttttattaattatctttAAAGATTGTGTGAACACGAAAAAGAGTTCTCGTGCAAAATTAAGTATTTTGAATGCACAACAcctgtttaaagaaaaaaatgtttttttaattttgttattaaagaTCCAAAATTAGAAGTAGGATATTATTAAGAATActtacaaacatgatttttaaataATAAGCAAAATGAAGGTTCTTTCTGAATTTCATTAAACCTGATTTTCTACAAAATGCACTTGACCCACTCAAATTGGCTATTTTTTGTTCTTCTGAATTTTTTGAGAAATTGgagaaattgttgaaaaaataaaatcaataagtttgaaaatatttttaatgacataaatgaacaaaaaatatattaaaatagaatGTAATTCCTAATTgttttttcaataatatttccTTTGTACTTTCTCGTTTTTAAATGGAAAACGTGATTTATTATTGGTGCTAGTTAGGATCGGTGGCTGAAAGAGTAGAAGAGAGCCTAAGAGCCTTCATTTTCTTGTCGATTTGGTCGGGTTTATATGCTTatgaaagtttttaaaattcttcaagaaagGATTCAACGTCGACAGATTTATCTGTTTGCATTTCCCTGTGTAACTTGCGGATTTTGAATCCGTATCACTTTTTTGGTTTATCCAAGAAtccattaaaatttttgaaattattgaGTACTAACTCATTTGCAAAACAAATTGCTTGAAGCTTCGAAAGATTTGGTTTATTTGCagtattaattattgtttttctagATTTGTCTTTTAGAACATTCTAAGAATCTATCAGCTCGATTTAAATAAATTggccaattaataaaaaaatatgatttttataaGACAATTTATCAAAATGTGGCCAATCTAAAAATTGGCCAATTTACGAGGGTAAGTGTGGGTATATTGCTTATCACTTAATTTTTATGTCTTCAAAGTAAaacctttttttattaattaaatacacAGCTGACCAAAGGAATgacttcaatttttttaaaggatTGAAATGAAACCTGCTCTGAGAGACAACTTGTCTTGCAACATTCACGGGTCCGATTTCAGTAAGAAAAGCATGTGttttaaattattcaaaatttgTAAAAGGCATATCGAAACCGAACAAAACCAGTTGACGGAATATatttcgaaataaatatttaaaaataccagtgctttattcaaatatatcatttatttaacaATTGAAGCacgaatagaaattattttaatttatggaCAGATTGACGCCATTAATCGATCTGTTGCGAATTCCTTCAATTCAACCTATGAGTGGACATAAACCATATGACAGTTGATCGCTTACTCACAGAATTCAAAGAAACGGGCAGTGTTAACAATAAAAAGAGACAACTACTAAATCGTGTTTACGATAACTTTCACGATCGAATCGACTGATGTATGACTTCCTCAGGTGAAAATTTTGAACATCTGTAGGTCATCTGTCTTTTCTTATgttgttttaaataaaaacaaatcgcTAACTTATAtcgttttaaataaaaataagttgctaacttaataataaattttttattcctttgCTAAAAATAATTTGTTCACCAATTTAAATCTAACTcgaattttttttagtttcaatCTTATTTAATAATTGTCAAAATTAATGTTGCTTAATTAAGCGGACgcgaagccgacgcgatcgagaaagagttagagcgtactatcgcgagggatatccgctcgaaaaaccatctcgattcgcggCCGTCGTCTGTGAGAGCAGACATGCGggacccgatctcctgaacgaagctgattcCCTTACCGCCCGAATCGAAATTTAGTCGATaatcttgaaaaaattttattaatttaaataagaattaaataattCGACGTAATTTTTAGTACTGATAAAATATAACTGTCAAGGTTTAGTTTTAATCAGTAAATCctttggttttttaaaaaaattaaaagtcagTGATTCAAGTTCACAATGAACAAGAGGCTTGAaagtcttaaaataaaaataaatttttttagaaaaaaaggaaaaatgaaactcCAATTTAGCAAGGCCTAGATTTACGGTCTTTCGTGATCACACGTAGGTCAGAGATTGAAGATTTAAAAACAACCAGTGGATTAATCCCAAGGAACGAAAAGAGGGACTAAAGAGACACTGAATATtaagaaaaatgagaaataaactCTGATGGCACTTTTTAGTAAACAAATCTGCCAAGATTACCAGAATCCATCTGACTGCGGTGGAGattcatttttagaataataGATCGGCAATATTTTacgtttaaaaataaaattgttataaAGGTAAATTAATGCAATTATTTCATATTACTTTATAATAGATATTTGTACTTTGTATTTCACGTCATGTTAAAAAATGTCTTATTCTGTTCTAGATTAAGTAAACAGCTATCGCTAAGAAACGCCTGTAAGTGCTCTTCGGGTTTAAATCCCTAAATAATTACCTTAGACACAAAATCTGCTGATTTGTACAAGAATCCTCAGTACTACCAAAACGAAGAATATACTTACTATATCCTTGAAACACAACTAACCAAATACCGGATGGAACAACCAGATCCAAATCGATCTAATTAATAAAAATCACAACTAAATTTTTTTGATTCTAATTTTTATAAAACCCATATTTATCTTATTCACTTAAATTTGTTACCAACAACGAATTTGTGTAATCCTAGTTGACAGAAACCTTTCGATGCTATCCTGAATAAAAGGCCCGGCATTTTTGTTCACGACAAATCTAGCAACAAAATTACATTTATCGAGATGGAGATTAATTCACAAAATTGTTTCAAGCAGGGAGAAGTGAAAAGTTCCACAAATAAAACTTGCTAGCAAATTTCTTGGAAGCGATCCACCTGGCAAAAATAAAGATCGTTCCTGTCATTAAGGCCTATGACGGAATTTTGTccaaatttttcatgtttgtataaTAAATTCTCTATGCATACCCCATAGGAGGGGGAAAGAAGAGAAATCACTTACGTCATTAGTAAAGCAGAACGTCCGCACATTCGTCTCAAGGAACCTATTTGCAGACTCAGAGAAGCCTACCTACAAACCCCAAAATGAGAAGCCTATCTCTGACACTCAGAGACTACGAAGTGGGATCCGTCGAAAACTTTTGGAAGGTGGAATACGTGCTGCTGTGAGAACAACACCGTATAATTGAGCCGTCTGAACAGTCCTACGCATCACTTGTTGAACGTCACCCAAGTCCCCCAGACGACCATCGGATTCCTCCTTGCCCAAAACAATTACCCAATCTACTTGTCTCCGAAGAAGACGTAAAAGATGGGATTCTCTCCTTTGTACCGAACAGCAGTGATGGACTAGATGAGCTCCGTCCGGGCCACCTCAAAGATCTTATTGGTCGCAACACGGGCAATTCTGGAGTCAGGCTCGTGCTGGCTATCACCAAACTAATGAACAGGATGCTATCAGGGACACTGCCAGAAACAATTCGATACGTAATGTTCTCTGCCAAGCTAATCGCATTCAACAAGAAGGGAGGGGGAATACGCCCTATTGCTGTTGGACTGGTCTTTCGTCGGTTGGCCTCAAAGCTTGTTGGCAGAGCAATCCTGCCTATGTTGATTACACAATTATAACCAGCCCAAATTGGGGTCGGTTCACCGGGGGGTTGTGAGGCGGCAGTCCATGCTGTCCGAAGATTCACCGAAAAGAACGAGGACACTCCTTTTGTAATCGTCAAAATCGACATTAAAAACGCCTTTAACTCGATACGACGTGATACAATTCTGGAGGATTGCCTCACACATTACCCATCAGTGTACAACTATATTCATAGCTCTTATGGAAACCATCCAGTCTGGTGCACGGCCAATATCACATCCCATCGTGTTCTGGAGTCCAACAAGGAGACCCATTGGGCCCTGCCTTGTTTAGCCTGGGAATTGCCCGTGTCACCAAATATTGTTCGACTCCTCTGAGGGTATGGTATTTGGATGATTGCACAATGGGCGGCCAGCCGAAGGATGTGCTAGATTGCCTAAAAAGTCTGATAGCCCAATTGGAATCCCTATGCCTAACCCTGAACACCAATAAGTGCGAAGTTATCAATTTTGGATTTCCGCAGCCTAAATGGGACCTGATTCTTGAAACATTCAGAGAGATCATCCCTAAAGTCACAGAAACCAAACCAGAACAACTAGAAATACTTGGATGCCTACTCACTGATGCAGGAATCTTTAATAACAAAAGAACATCAactaaaaacaactttcagaCGTTTGGAGTTGCTAGACGCACATACCTCCCTATTCCTGCTAAAAAACGCCTTGTCAGCAGAGAAACTAAATTACGTTCTTCGGGGTGCACCCTGCTACCTGAAAACGCAACAGCTCGACAATATCGATTGTCTCTTTCGGACCAAAATTGAACGCATTACGAATGTGAAATTCGACGACCAAGGGTGGGACCAAGCGACCCTACCCGTTAACCTGGGCGGACTGGGAATCCCTTCTCCGAATGATCTGGCTTGCCCCACATATCTATCCTCTTTGGACTCCAGCCAACTGCTGATCAGGATGATTCTCCAACTCCAAACTGAATCATCTGAAATCACAGAGATGGAGCATTCGAGAGGGATGATGCTTTAGCAGAAAAATCGTTACAAGACCATCTGCGAGGATAAATACGAGAGGCTTCTGAACCAATCAAACCAACACAGACGTGCCTGTCTAGTGACTGGAAGATGCGAGTCGAGTGGAGCTTGGATCAATGCACTCCCCGTTGATAGTGTCGGAATCCACCTTGACGACGATACTGTCCGCATTGGCATCAGCACCAGCCTTGGACTGGAGATTTGCCGGACTCACAAATGCCgtcttttacaatctgtgcaaaagattccttatagttctgtatttgttttcgccacataaattctgaaaaaataactaactaaaaaaaccggtacttttgtcgaagtggtcgcagtttttttaggccttttaaaaaatctaataatttttgaggtggaatatattatattttatttaagtcgctctatcaataatttaaaatattattaaattttttactaatttattttctaattttgtttaatattatggcgagcatgtacctaatattgatataaactggcactataggtcacatggaaaattctgttgtggacttatgcaacatcaaattccgacagctcccaataagtaaggaggatgcagtgcattttctgttaataatattttaaattattgatagagcgacttaaataaaatataatatattccacctcaaaaattattagattttttaaaaggcctaaaaaaactgcgaccacttcgacaaaagtaccggtTTTTCTAACTAGACACATGAACTAAGTGCTCAGAGATGAGTGAGATAGATTTCTAGTTCCAGTAACAGGATAGAACTTAAGGAAGCAAGTGGATTACTTATGAAGTACAAGaccacttattttcttttacacttaACCCAAGAATTTGCTTTCTAGTGAAATCGTGGGTGAATTTTGATGGGAAAGCTCAGTTTCGACATATTGAGAAGACTTGTGGAACCACTTGTTGAGTAGAATCAATCAAAGAATCTGAAATTCAAAAAATGAAATTACAGTATGACCAGAAAATTTCTTGAGTTCCTTGATTTCTTTCCTGACGTTCAGCGATAAAAAACTATTTCATGTGGAAGTAATAAAATGATTTACCTCAAAACGCGATTATCATAAGAATGATTTTAATCAATCTAATGTTCGAAATTTGGCaagtctttctctttttaatgagAAATAAATACCATTGAATCGTTTAATCTTTGCGTCTGTTGAGCCCCCAGGCGTGCTTTGCTAGGAAAATTAAAATCTTCGgctcgaaaaaaagaaaaatatataaaacctcgtctttttgaatattaattattgGATTGCTGATTTATAGCTCTTATCTTTAGTCAAATTGTGACACATCAAGGtcattatactttacattatttcttagaaatacaattttatatactCAAGTTGTTTTAATgtgattttaaaaacattttcaaaaaaatctCCCTGTGATTGAATTGCGTACGTTTGACCAATATTCGTACAAAAAATCAATATCTTAATcgtttaaatatatcaaagacaGCGTAGATCAAAGCGACTTGGAAAATCTTTTAAAACATGGACGAATTATTAGATATAACAAGACATTTGAAGATTTTTATGACTAAAGACAATTCCTTAGAGCTTCAGTTCAAAATGACAATAATATATCCTTACTTCCTAAACTAATCAATATCTAATTAAAGACCAAGTGGAAAGTTCTTTCTTTAATTGGAAGTATTTGAGAAACTGGAAGTAAGTTGGAAATATGGATTTTAGAGGAAGATATGTTTGAATTATAAAGTTAAAGTAATAAACTTGAGTATAAAAGTGGATAGAAAAGTAATCAAAGTTACGaataaagtaagaaaataaaTCAAGAAAGACAAGTAGGTCATCTCAAATTAGGTCAACAATCTGTaggagatgaaaaagaagaatattcgATTTAATTGGAGTTTCAAAATTCCAATAAATATAAGCAATTATCTTAATTTACTTCTGACAAAAATTAGCTGTTTCAACCACGAATACCACATAACCCCCATTCATATCGATTGGTATAATCTGGATATATTCTAATTGGGTTTATGAGCTCTCCTTTTGTAAGAATATAATCCCCCATGTAGTCACTTGGGAGGCACAAATCTCATTTGGGATGGTCACATATTGTGATGATTAACTCTTGTGGTCATGTACGTTATTTCGTTATGTTAATGAAAGTTTAGTCATTTTGAATCAAATATGTGCTAAACTGCATCTACTGCCGTCATCGGGCGTGCGGACGTCAATGCGGTGGGTGCGCTTCTTCGCAAATGTTAGGAAATATTAGGACATTGCGGAGCACGCACTAATTAGCGCCTCTGATCGGACGTGTAAGCACTCGCTCTGTGGTGTTTTGTGTGAACAGTCATATAGCTGTCAGTTTTGCTGTTTTCTCGatattatattgatttatatcttattttttattgttatgtaGTGCCATAAGGCGATTAAATCTTTCAAATATAGGTTAAACGAAATGGAAGCTAAAGAATATGGAAGTAACAACAATCGGAAACTCACTGAACTAACTTCCCAGAAAAGTGGAAGGATACTTTTCCTACCAAACCACGAGGACATTCTACAACGTGACAATCCAAGGTTACTACCCCCTTGTAATAATATAACATATTCCAAATTTATCGATATTTATATCCCTGCCATTATTAATGTATCGATTACCTTTTACATAAGGTCAAGTCATTACTCCCTTTTAGATGTACTCTTAGAAACGAACTATTTGGCAATAAATCCGACTATTTCGAGACTCCCCCATTGATTTCTAATATCGATGTGACGAACAGACCTAATGTAGCATATCTGGGTCGTCCCGTTGGGTAGTTTCTGGTCTTATAACTTAACAGGGTTGACAAAATTGGGGATCAGTCCAGTCCGGCAAATCAAATTATACGTTTGAGTACTTTTCCAAATGGGAGGAGGATTCAGAATGAGATTAAACAAGATCTTTCAGGGGTCCGCCTATTCTCTGAGAGATCCACAAATGTTTTCTCTCAGTCATTTTCCGATAATTCGGTCAACATTATGTCAGAATTCTCATTTCCAAAAAAACCGAAAATAAAACCATTCGAATGCGGATTGTGCAAGAAAACATTTTCACGAAAAGATCATCTTCGGAATCACCAACTGACACACGCAGATTCAAGACAGTTTCGCTGCACAATCGACAATTGCCAAAAGACTTTCCGAAGAAAAGATCGTCTCTCTGAGCACATGATAAATTTCCACAACCTTCCCAAGGCAATATTCTGTCATATTTGCAACATAACGTTCACATCAAAGTCGCAGCTATCCAAGCACATGAACAATCAACATTATGCTTACAAATGTTCTGTATGCAAGGCAGGGTTTGAGGAATACGAGGAAATGGTTAAACATCAGCGAATTTATTGCAAATCTGAAATATCGGTAAACCAAAAGACATTGGACATTGTGAGTGAGAGAAATAAAAGCAACGAAGAATGTTCTGGACAATCCAAACTGCAGGCTGCTCAAAGTAATAATGTGAGAATGGCACGAGTGGTTGACTTTGTTGGTGGGAATTCCACTCCTGTTTTAAAGACTGATAGTAATGCCGATCCTGAGACATACAATCAATCAGTCCCCATTTGGTGGCAAGTcgttgaaatatttgtaaattcgCAAATCCGGGAGAAAAAGGATCCTACATTTTCTTACGACTGTTACTTGGATTGGTGCAGAAATCGAAATGAGTGAACGTCAAAAATTTATAGTGAGACTATATTCCTATAATAACTTTATGattttttactattttgcttaTAAAACAGGTCttggtttttatttttggtaTAGTTTATTTGAAATACTTTTTCGTGCCAGAACAGCTGGGCGCTTTCCCCGACACACTGCCCTGAACGACATAGTTACGCGGACCCTCGAAACTGCCGGATTCCCATCACAGTTGGAACCGGTCGGCCTGGTTCGGGAGGATGGTAAACGTACTGACGGCCTAACGACTTTCCCCTTCGAAAATGGCAAGTCGCTCATCTGGGACGCAACTTGCACGAACACCTTCTTCGCGGAAACATCTTTACGTCAGCTGCAAAACTGGGCTCCGCAGCTAACCTGGCCGAATcgctaaaaatcaagaaatataatGCATTATCTCACCGCCATATCTCTCCCCCGATCGCAGTGGAGACGTCGGGAGTCCTCGGTCCCATAACtaaaaaaatttcttattaaactgggggacctggcaagcagaaggaaaaatgatcatcgggaacggacatggcttttccaacgcatattaatagccatcttgcgtggaaattgccattccatcttatcctctgctgctaattaaatactaaataacaGATTCTTTGATTGTATAATTttgattttctaattttattaagGCGAAACATCCCAAATCGACTATAAATACAGTCGATATTATTTGTTCAAGTCTGTTTGTTGTtcattatattcaaaatataatttatttgaaatactttttatatatagataatattaaaaaaggaaaataataatgtgtatttatccatatttctaaaatttctgcaacgatatgttagtatatattttaaatgttaaaagaattttcggtatacatatatctatcagcAATCCAGAACTGTGCAAATGAAAGGAGAGCTGTTTGGCGCTCCCCTTGACAAGGATGGAATATGGTCCTGTTCGGACCTTAAAAAGGCACCCTTTTTTGGATAATATATACCCCTTTAATCTACTTAGTATTGAGCCACCCTTTCCATAATGCAATGTCTTTTGTCCACAACAACGGACCTAATTTATTGACAAAATAATCTTTGTGACACAATGCGTGCCGTCTCTGGAACGTTTTATATCTTTGTTTGGTCAGTCTTCCGACACTTTCTGGTGCAACTTTTTGCTATCTAATTTTGCTCGAAATCTCACAAAAATCTGGTCCCATCAATGAAAAACTAATTAACACGATTTTTAATAATTCGAAATATTCTTTCCACATCTATGCACTATAAATAGATGAACTGGGCAGACATGCTCTCTCTTGTAAGCGCGCTATCGGGCGTTTCCCGAGACATGAAGCACTAGGAACGGTTTAGACTCTGCGGGTATTCCAGCTCAACTGGAACCCCATGGGCTTTTTTGTAATGATGGAAAACGCTCAGATGAAGTCACGTTCTTCCCTTTCCTGAAGGATAAATGACTATCATGGACTGTGAATGCACCTTACCCTCTCTCGCAGACCAATCTCGCTAACTCGGCCTCTCAACCGGGGTCACCAGCAAAAAAATCAAAGCTAACTAAATACCAAAAAATCAGAGTTTATGGCCCAACCGATAGTCTTAAAAACTTTCGGAATTTTTGGACCATCTTTCGTCAGACAGATTGGTTTcttctttcaaaagaaatatgtttaaaaataaaatcaaaagttttaatataaatgaaattcaCGATGCTCGAGACCGAGGACCCCAATTTGGTGCAGGCTTATGTTGGTAGCGTAGCATGTTTGAAGATTTCGAGGGGGGTTCAGCCATATCATGAATATCCCAGTTCACCTTTATTTTCGActcaacagaaaaaatattttcagccatCTGACTGCGACGTTTCTGAGGACCACAATCCAAAGCCCACGACTTCATCACATCCTACAACTCAACCCAGTCTACTCCACCCATAGCAAATCCAAAGGGGCATCCGTCTTCAATGAATTGGGAGCTGCGTGTGACATTGACACAGAATATCCAGCATTAAGAATAGCAGATCTAacaatataaaacacacaaattGCCTCATCTTCACAATTGGGACTGTCTGCACTCCCAGTACTGAGGACAGACGGGACAGTTCATAAAACAGGGGAATATCTGCTAGTTCCTCGGAAATAACAGCCAACATTCCACTTATCCGTTTACTTGTCCCCAAATGAGAATATTCATTCATTACATAATATTGCAACTATAAATACATATTGGAATATATACTTTATGTACAAAATCAAGCGAATGCAAGGGCCATGTCCAAATTGGTCCTCCAATACGAACATTGGATAGACAAAATGGACATTTTCCATTCGAAGTGAGTCCACAGGACGGAACAGGAGTACTAATCTTCTGAACACCACTTTCCTTGACTGTAGTCTCCGCCACTGGCTGAAACCAATGTGAAGAACAGCCAAAACAGTTATAAACCGTAGAAACCCCAAGAACCATTTCATTAGCCTAAAATCCAAAGCCAACATAATACCTTAACAGCACAGTCACGGACAGTAACAAATATTCGAATATAAAAATCAACATAGACTGAAAGAAGAGGGGTAACCAGTCGTCTATGTTTGGCAGCTGCCGACACAATTGACCGCATCACAATCCGTAATGCCATTTCGTGACAGCTTGGTGTATTCAATGGCATTGAATTGTAACGGGCGTAACAAGCTTCGGGCCGATTGCCACAAAGAACTGCCAAATCAGTGCACGTGAAGCATAGCAATCCTCCACTTGAAACAGATTCAATAGCCACCTCAATAAATTCCACGGCTGAACCATACGGATCGATATCTATGACGTCATATATTGCTTTTTTGGAGGAAATTAATGTCTTGGCATCACCACAAGAGGCAGAAACAATATTTTCAAGCTAAAATATTGTTTAGGCAAGACTTTGTTGAgtgaaatgttttcatttatgGTCTCGACTGCAGAGGGGTCGATGTCGTTTGAGGTGATGTGGCATGGATGGTCGATTTCAAGCCCAAACCTAACAGAACGTAAGCCCGAGGCTGCAAGTGCTGAGAATAAGACAGTGGATTTAAGAACCTTCGAGAATATTCACGTTAGGAGTGGATTTTGTTTTTGGTGATTTAAAACGAGGGAATTTTGGGATTTTATCAGAGGAGTCGTCTTTAAAAAATGTGTTGATGACAGCAATTGTGAGATCACGGTTGAATTCTTGTACTTTATTGTAGAATACTCCTGAGGGAAGACGTATTTCGGCCTTCCCCTCTTTAATTATGGATATATCCTATGaattatattcgtatatatttatactttgttattttgtccaacctttgACTTCATGCCCCACACGatacaataatttaaaaaatgtatttaaaatacaatattttgtttttgaaaattcagTTCCTATCAAAGacatttttaaattcaaaaattaGTTCTTTTATATTTCCTGTATAAAGCTGTCAAAGATATGACATTCCGGTCTCACTCGTTGGGTGTGTTCTTGctcttcctttcatccttcttaTATAAATGGTGGCCTCCCCTACGCCACTCCCCCTCTCGACAATTCTTCAGATCCATTTTTGTTGGATTCTGAATCTGTTAATTTACGATTATCGTGCTTTTTTCCGCATTCCTATCAGAATCCCAAAATCGGTCTGTATTTTGGTGGCATGAACTTATCCTGTTTAATCGATTCTGTCATTTCCGATCCATCCATTACTAATTGGAATCGTTTATTCCTTTTCCAACTTTTGTGTTGGGCTCTCCTGCTCGTCGCCCCGGTGGATCCTTTGTTTCTCTCTTA from Octopus sinensis unplaced genomic scaffold, ASM634580v1 Contig10970, whole genome shotgun sequence includes:
- the LOC115228800 gene encoding zinc finger protein 182-like, translated to MSEFSFPKKPKIKPFECGLCKKTFSRKDHLRNHQLTHADSRQFRCTIDNCQKTFRRKDRLSEHMINFHNLPKAIFCHICNITFTSKSQLSKHMNNQHYAYKCSVCKAGFEEYEEMVKHQRIYCKSEISVNQKTLDIVSERNKSNEECSGQSKLQAAQSNNVRMARVVDFVGGNSTPVLKTDSNADPETYNQSVPIWWQVVEIFVNSQIREKKDPTFSYDCYLDWCRNRNE
- the LOC115228801 gene encoding tRNA (guanine(26)-N(2))-dimethyltransferase-like; the protein is MQKGAEDMSVKKLFKNIQTLDISIIKEGKAEIRLPSGVFYNKVQEFNRDLTIAVINTFFKDDSSDKIPKFPRFKSPKTKSTPNLENIVSASCGDAKTLISSKKAIYDVIDIDPYGSAVEFIEVAIESVSSGGLLCFTCTDLAVLCGNRPEACYARYNSMPLNTPSCHEMALRIVMRSIVSAAAKHRRLVTPLLSVYVDFYIRIFVTVRDCAVKVLCWLWILG